The following are encoded together in the Lathyrus oleraceus cultivar Zhongwan6 chromosome 3, CAAS_Psat_ZW6_1.0, whole genome shotgun sequence genome:
- the LOC127127340 gene encoding uncharacterized protein LOC127127340, whose protein sequence is MGGKIGLVFVVILGVVALACDARGFASPYQLGIIAANSELVRIPDVCALCEEYTTKALDYINENKTQSEVIDILHNTCHQLHTFERKCVSLVDYYLPLFFLEMTSVQPGDFCNKVNLCQNIANISLQFQENSCDFCEDTVSKLLDKIKDPDTELEIIETLLKVCSSLDKYASKCKRIVLEYGPLVFENAEKFLEKTDICTALHACKDSKVVGRGFLSDLLSIYYGSNIFMRMVHLLKITLF, encoded by the exons ATGGGAGGGAAAATTGGACTGGTGTTTGTTGTGATACTAGGTGTTGTTGCATTGGCTTGTGATGCTAGAGGGTTTGCAAGTCCTTATCAATTGGGCATTATTGCTGCAAATTCTG AGCTAGTGAGAATACCGGATGTGTGTGCACTTTGTGAGGAATATACTACCAAGGCACTTGATTATATAAATGAAAACAAGACTCAAAGTGAGGTTATTGATATTCTTCACAACACTTGCCATCAGCTTCACACTTTTGAGAGGAAG TGCGTCAGTTTGGTGGACTATTATTTGCCACTTTTCTTCTTAGAAATGACCTCAGTTCAGCCTGGAGATTTCTGCAATAAGGTCAACCTCTGCCAGAACATTGCTAACATTTCCTTACAATTTCAAGAAAACAGCTGCGACTTTTGCGAAGATACTGTTTCAAAACTATTAGACAAGATAAAAGATCCCGACACAGAG CTAGAGATAATCGAGACACTACTGAAAGTGTGCAGTTCATTGGACAAGTATGCGAGCAAG TGCAAGAGGATTGTTCTAGAGTATGGTCCCTTGGTTTTTGAAAATGCAGAGAAATTTCTGGAGAAGACAGATATATGCACTGCATTACATGCTTGCAAGGATTCAAAAGTAGTTGGCAGAGGATTTCTTTCTGACCTCTTAAGTATTTATTATGGGAGCAATATTTTTATGAGGATGGTGCATTTGTTGAAGATTACTCTGTTTTGA